The Amycolatopsis nigrescens CSC17Ta-90 genomic interval GCGCTGCGGCGGGCGGGCACCCGGCTGTACGAGCCGATCAACCGGTTCGAAGCCGAGGTGCCACCGGACACGATCAGCGCGGTGCTGGCAAAGCTGGCCGAACTGGGCGCCACCCCGGCGGAGACCAGGGTGCTGTCCGACGTCTGCTACCTGGAGGGCGCCATCCCGGTCCGCCAGGTAGCCGAGTTCGAGCGGCGGCTGCCGGCCCTCACCCGCGGCGAAGGTGTCTTCCTGTCCCGGCCGTCGGGCTACCGCGCCGTGTCGGGTTGAACGGATTTTCACCGGGTTGTCGATTGGGGACGGGCTCGTTCGCCGTTGTGGGTGAGGGCGTCACCACCGGCGCCCCGGTAACGAAGGAAGCAACATGCGAAAACTGATGGTGATCACGTTCGTCAGCCTGGACGGGGTCATGCAGGCGCCGGGTGGCCAGGACGAGGACGTCGACGCCGGGTTCGAGCACGGCGGCTGGGCCGTGTCGCACCTGGACGAGCGCTTCATCCAGTCGGCGGCGGAGTGGACCAAACGGGCCGGTGCGCTGCTGCTCGGGCGCAAGACCTACGACATCTTCGCCGCCACCTGGCCGCTGGCCGATGCCGACGACCCGATCGGCTCGAAGCTGAACAACATGCCCAAGTACGTCGCGTCGCGGACGCTGGACACCGTGTCCTGGCAGAACTCCGCACTGCTCA includes:
- a CDS encoding dihydrofolate reductase family protein codes for the protein MRKLMVITFVSLDGVMQAPGGQDEDVDAGFEHGGWAVSHLDERFIQSAAEWTKRAGALLLGRKTYDIFAATWPLADADDPIGSKLNNMPKYVASRTLDTVSWQNSALLTGDVAEAVGKLKQGEGGEIQVHGSGDLVQTLIQHDLVDEFHLVVLPVLLGVGKRLFAEGTIPVGLELIESRTLNTGVVVSTYARNGKVEYGSMGPETGNW